A section of the Natronolimnobius sp. AArcel1 genome encodes:
- a CDS encoding ABC transporter ATP-binding protein, with protein sequence MSPAATSTPRTDAGDSSPVVHATDVTKVYTRGSKPGRIGRLLGRSDPPSVTALEEVSVAIETGEIVGLAGPSGSGKSTLLHLLAGLETPTSGTVQFQDQDFSALSRRQRIRLRLEHVGIIFQHFHLVDSLTARANVALPLVELGVGAQKRRERAETLLERVGLGDRIGHRPRELSGGEQQRVAIARALATDPTLVIADEPTGELDTETGQRVLEQFERIADDRAVVLASHDQPTLDITDRVIRLRDGAQAESTQLDA encoded by the coding sequence ATGTCTCCCGCTGCCACTTCTACTCCGCGAACCGATGCGGGCGATTCGTCACCGGTTGTCCACGCAACCGACGTGACGAAAGTCTACACCCGCGGGTCCAAACCTGGCCGTATTGGGCGACTCCTCGGTCGATCAGATCCGCCGTCAGTAACGGCACTCGAGGAGGTCTCCGTTGCAATTGAGACGGGCGAAATTGTCGGTCTCGCCGGCCCAAGCGGCAGCGGGAAGTCTACACTGTTGCATCTTCTTGCCGGTCTCGAGACACCGACATCTGGAACAGTACAGTTCCAAGACCAGGATTTCTCGGCGCTCTCTCGTCGACAGCGGATTCGACTTCGCCTCGAACACGTTGGAATCATTTTTCAACATTTCCATCTTGTCGACTCACTCACTGCACGGGCAAACGTTGCCCTCCCGTTGGTCGAACTCGGCGTCGGTGCACAAAAACGTCGTGAGCGTGCAGAGACCTTGCTCGAGCGTGTTGGCCTTGGTGACCGAATTGGACATCGGCCGCGCGAACTGAGCGGTGGTGAACAACAACGGGTTGCAATTGCCCGTGCACTCGCAACTGACCCGACGCTGGTTATCGCTGATGAGCCAACGGGTGAACTCGATACGGAAACAGGCCAGCGCGTACTCGAGCAGTTCGAGCGAATCGCAGACGACCGAGCAGTCGTTCTTGCCTCTCACGACCAACCAACACTGGACATTACTGATCGTGTTATTCGCCTTCGAGACGGTGCTCAAGCAGAATCCACGCAACTCGACGCATGA
- a CDS encoding ABC transporter permease, with the protein MSIRKRLIRWAGLLRVGVRRTVSRTLGADQRRMQLSVLGVAAIIALLVIVTGLGLGLATGTTVYDDDIDYWVVPEDSGSSSPLLATDNPRFGSVHDATEQFRSDDVTFATPVLSQVLQVETDGETEYILVMGVINEPGLDSVTGVATTGITDGDPYYDDGSYSGEWTGDAVLSQSAAGLLEADSGSQLTIAGNDSFTVTNVDDGADSVGDVPAAVVQLSELQTLTGAAENDQADQFIVGTNSPAVETTLEGVYPQSEVLTRGELTTSAAMDSELPLALALTAFIISVSVGTLFVLTTNGLEVVADRTQLATLAAIGISTRSQLTLVGTQTLVITGAGGLLGALVGMGGIWGVNAAAMEFVTTEPIALSEPWFILYGGAVGLIIGILSLPYLLLLTRRVTGGVP; encoded by the coding sequence ATGAGTATTCGGAAACGGCTGATTCGCTGGGCTGGCCTCCTTCGCGTTGGAGTCCGACGGACCGTCTCACGGACGCTCGGTGCAGACCAGCGACGCATGCAACTGAGCGTCCTCGGTGTTGCCGCAATCATTGCACTGCTCGTTATCGTCACTGGACTCGGGCTTGGGCTCGCGACTGGGACGACAGTCTATGATGACGATATCGACTACTGGGTCGTCCCCGAAGACAGCGGCAGTAGTTCACCGCTGTTAGCGACAGACAATCCGCGCTTTGGGTCAGTACATGATGCTACCGAACAGTTCCGAAGTGACGACGTTACGTTTGCAACCCCAGTCCTGTCGCAGGTACTCCAAGTCGAAACAGACGGAGAGACAGAATACATCCTCGTCATGGGAGTAATCAACGAACCGGGATTGGATTCTGTCACCGGTGTTGCAACCACCGGCATTACAGATGGTGATCCCTACTATGATGATGGTTCATACAGTGGAGAGTGGACCGGCGACGCCGTTCTTTCCCAGAGTGCTGCAGGACTACTCGAGGCCGATTCCGGATCCCAGTTGACGATCGCTGGCAACGACTCCTTTACTGTAACCAACGTCGATGACGGGGCCGATTCGGTGGGTGACGTTCCAGCCGCGGTTGTCCAACTGAGCGAACTCCAGACACTCACGGGAGCGGCAGAAAACGATCAAGCCGACCAGTTCATCGTCGGGACGAACTCACCAGCTGTCGAAACAACCCTCGAAGGTGTGTATCCACAGTCAGAGGTGCTCACGCGAGGCGAGTTGACAACCAGTGCCGCAATGGACTCAGAGTTGCCACTGGCGCTTGCGTTAACCGCGTTCATTATTTCAGTCTCTGTTGGCACCCTGTTCGTATTGACGACGAACGGCCTTGAGGTCGTTGCGGACAGAACGCAACTAGCAACACTGGCAGCTATCGGTATTTCAACGCGAAGCCAACTGACGCTTGTTGGAACACAAACGCTTGTGATCACGGGTGCCGGCGGCTTGCTTGGTGCACTCGTCGGTATGGGTGGAATTTGGGGCGTGAATGCGGCAGCTATGGAATTTGTCACGACCGAGCCGATCGCACTTTCAGAGCCGTGGTTCATCCTCTATGGCGGAGCTGTTGGATTGATTATTGGCATCCTTTCGCTCCCATATCTGTTATTGTTGACCCGTCGAGTTACTGGAGGTGTTCCTTAA